In one Myxococcus xanthus genomic region, the following are encoded:
- a CDS encoding zinc-dependent alcohol dehydrogenase family protein: MKAYELKQTGSADAWVQVERPEPTPGHGQALVRIRAVSLNYRDLYIALGRYPGPRPASLIPVSDGAGEVVAVGPGVSRVTPGDRVAPTFFQTWTDGPASPEKTRNALGGSVNGVLAEYVVVDAEGLVLLPDHLSFEEGATLPCAAVTAWNALVAEGRLQPGQTVLAQGTGGVSIFALQLAKALGARVLITSSQDAKLKHARTLGADGTINYKTHPDWEEQVLALTGGQGVDHVLEVAGEETFPHSVRATKPGGHISLIGMLSGGFAKPDPALVEPKKLDVQRTYVGSRAMFEDMNRLLIQHRLEPVIDRSFPFEQAREALRYMESGAHFGKIVIAV; this comes from the coding sequence ATGAAAGCCTACGAACTGAAGCAGACAGGGAGCGCCGACGCATGGGTGCAGGTGGAGCGGCCGGAGCCCACGCCGGGCCACGGCCAGGCGCTGGTCCGGATCCGCGCGGTGTCCCTCAACTACCGGGACCTCTACATCGCCCTGGGCCGCTATCCCGGACCGCGCCCTGCCTCCCTCATCCCCGTGTCGGACGGCGCGGGAGAAGTCGTGGCCGTGGGCCCCGGCGTCTCACGCGTGACGCCGGGTGACCGCGTGGCCCCCACCTTCTTCCAGACCTGGACGGATGGCCCAGCCTCGCCGGAGAAGACGCGGAACGCCCTGGGTGGCAGCGTGAATGGCGTGCTCGCGGAGTACGTCGTCGTGGACGCGGAGGGGCTCGTCCTCCTCCCTGACCACCTGTCCTTCGAGGAAGGCGCCACCCTCCCGTGCGCCGCCGTCACCGCCTGGAACGCCCTGGTCGCCGAAGGCCGGCTCCAGCCGGGCCAGACGGTGCTGGCGCAGGGCACCGGCGGCGTGTCCATCTTCGCGCTCCAGTTGGCCAAGGCGCTGGGGGCGCGCGTCCTCATCACCTCCAGCCAGGACGCGAAGCTGAAGCACGCCCGGACGTTGGGTGCGGATGGCACCATCAACTACAAGACGCACCCGGACTGGGAGGAGCAGGTGCTGGCGCTCACCGGCGGCCAGGGCGTGGACCACGTCCTGGAGGTGGCCGGCGAGGAGACATTCCCCCACTCCGTCCGGGCCACGAAGCCCGGGGGCCACATCTCCCTCATCGGCATGCTCAGCGGCGGCTTCGCCAAGCCGGACCCCGCCCTGGTGGAGCCCAAGAAGCTCGACGTCCAGCGGACTTACGTGGGCAGCCGCGCCATGTTCGAGGACATGAACCGGCTCCTCATCCAGCACCGCCTCGAGCCCGTCATCGACCGGAGCTTCCCCTTTGAGCAGGCGCGCGAGGCCCTGCGTTACATGGAGTCCGGCGCCCACTTCGGGAAGATTGTCATCGCCGTCTGA
- a CDS encoding DUF47 domain-containing protein produces MLEKLMPKSDEFFDDFDAQCAVTVEGAKMLYELLSDYRDVGPRVQALKDAEHRGDEVTHTAFNRLHKQFITPFDRGQIHTLLSRIDDVLDLTNAAAARLHYYEIPASLPDATELARLLVLSTQKVQEVVAALRLIKKPEQILAGCKEIKRLETQADEALRSGVGRLFKSGADTLLIIKWKEIYDFIETATDKCQSVANVIEGVVLEHS; encoded by the coding sequence ATGCTCGAGAAGCTGATGCCGAAGTCGGACGAGTTCTTCGACGACTTCGATGCGCAATGTGCCGTCACCGTCGAAGGCGCGAAGATGCTCTACGAGTTGCTCAGTGACTACCGCGACGTCGGCCCGCGGGTCCAAGCGCTCAAGGACGCGGAGCACCGTGGGGACGAAGTCACCCACACCGCCTTCAACCGTCTGCACAAGCAGTTCATCACCCCATTCGACCGGGGACAGATTCACACCCTGCTCTCCCGCATCGACGACGTGTTGGATTTGACCAACGCCGCCGCCGCCCGCCTGCACTACTACGAAATCCCGGCCAGCCTGCCGGACGCCACGGAGCTGGCACGCCTGCTGGTGCTGTCCACGCAGAAGGTGCAGGAAGTGGTGGCCGCGCTGCGGCTCATCAAGAAGCCGGAGCAGATTCTCGCCGGGTGCAAGGAAATCAAGCGCCTGGAGACGCAGGCGGATGAAGCCCTGCGCTCGGGTGTCGGCCGGCTCTTCAAGAGCGGCGCAGACACGCTGCTCATCATCAAGTGGAAGGAGATTTACGACTTCATTGAGACCGCCACCGACAAGTGCCAGTCGGTGGCGAACGTCATCGAAGGCGTGGTGCTGGAGCACAGCTAA
- a CDS encoding inorganic phosphate transporter, whose translation MLLAAVILIVAVALIFDFINGFHDAANSIATVVSTRVLSPNLAVAWAAFFNFVAAFGGNVHVANTMGKGIINFEMLRAQGPSAVLAVIFSALMGAIVWNLLTWWWGLPSSSSHALAGGMIGATLPVLGFAGLVGSGIAKIAAFIVLSPLIGMTLGIGLMVLSTWAVHRQTPLKVDSWFRRLQLVSSAIFSYSHGTNDAQKVMGIIAVVLFGTIWQDRPFHIDWWMIISCHAAIALGTFFGGWRIVRTMGHSLTKLAPIGGFAAETGGGVTIIALAQLGIPVSTTHTITGAIVGVGATRGWRAVKWGVAGRIIWAWVVTIPAAALTAVVFYGLTQVVMRLAS comes from the coding sequence ATGCTACTCGCCGCCGTCATCCTCATTGTCGCGGTCGCACTCATCTTCGATTTCATCAATGGATTCCACGACGCGGCGAACTCCATCGCCACCGTGGTCTCCACCCGAGTGCTGTCCCCCAACCTCGCCGTGGCCTGGGCCGCGTTCTTCAACTTCGTGGCGGCCTTTGGCGGGAACGTCCACGTGGCCAACACCATGGGCAAGGGCATCATCAACTTCGAGATGCTCCGGGCTCAGGGCCCCAGCGCGGTGCTCGCCGTCATCTTCTCCGCCCTCATGGGCGCCATCGTCTGGAACCTGTTGACGTGGTGGTGGGGCCTGCCCTCCTCGTCGTCGCACGCGCTGGCCGGAGGCATGATTGGCGCCACGCTGCCGGTGCTTGGCTTCGCGGGCCTGGTGGGCTCGGGCATCGCGAAGATCGCCGCCTTCATCGTGCTGTCGCCGCTCATTGGCATGACGCTGGGCATCGGTCTGATGGTGTTGAGCACGTGGGCGGTGCACCGCCAGACACCGCTGAAGGTGGACTCGTGGTTCCGCCGGCTGCAGCTCGTGTCGTCCGCCATCTTCTCCTACAGCCACGGCACCAATGACGCGCAGAAGGTGATGGGCATCATCGCGGTGGTGCTCTTCGGCACCATCTGGCAGGACCGGCCGTTCCACATCGACTGGTGGATGATCATCTCCTGCCACGCGGCCATCGCCCTGGGGACCTTCTTCGGCGGGTGGCGCATCGTCCGCACCATGGGCCACAGCCTCACCAAGCTGGCGCCCATCGGCGGCTTCGCCGCGGAGACGGGCGGCGGCGTCACCATCATCGCGCTGGCCCAACTGGGCATCCCCGTGTCCACCACGCACACCATCACCGGCGCCATCGTCGGCGTGGGCGCCACCCGGGGCTGGCGCGCGGTGAAGTGGGGCGTCGCCGGCCGCATCATCTGGGCCTGGGTGGTCACCATCCCGGCCGCGGCGCTGACCGCGGTGGTCTTCTACGGACTCACCCAGGTGGTCATGCGCCTGGCAAGCTGA
- the thrA gene encoding bifunctional aspartate kinase/homoserine dehydrogenase I translates to MRVMKFGGTSVGNAERMRGVADLAAAARKQTRVMMVASAVSGITNLLLEAARAAQEGQPVESLHGRFEDVHRGIIRELAPELGEARQRSLEEGLSTLASELRGLLQGVGLLRECSPSVLAHLSGLGERAACLILGALMHARGLEPHAVEPRDVILCAGDPLQATPLQEETRARFTPLREAGGPGLMLMPGFFGGDTRGKTMCLGRGGSDYSAALAAAALDAELLEIWTDVDGIFSADPRLVPEAFPLPEVSFEEAMELAYFGAKVLHPKTIAPARERGIPVRVCNSFRPDHPGTRVTDDAAPPEHPVRGLSFLPGIALVNLGGAGLKGVPGTAARVFESMALANISVVLITQGSSECSISFCVQQADAERAVQALEVAFEMERAAGKVDTIEQQRGLAVLSIVGDGMRHRVGVAGTFFSALADVGCSIAAIAQGSSERSISAVIAETDGPRALAHVHGRCFGTTEVVELLLAGVGSVGGELLKQVHQQAPKLRAHGVDLRVCVIANSKRVATASEGIPLEDWKQRLAASSDGAPLDAFRDWARAKRPGRPVFVDCTSSEDIALAYPSLMEAGLHVVTANKKANAGQWSHYRKLRETASRHQRRFLYETNVGAALPVIDTLKNMLRTGDRVLRVEGILSGSLSFILGLTEEGVPLSQAVGTAMEKRFTEPDPRDDLHGTDVARKVLILARELGRQVELEQVTLDSLLPSDFDATGPLDDFLARLPQVDAAFQRRVETLRAEGKVLRYVGSVTEDGCFVGLVPVPLTHPLAAVKGGENALSFTSERYSPTPLVIRGYGAGAAVTAAGVLADVLRLVDGPLP, encoded by the coding sequence ATGAGGGTGATGAAATTCGGGGGGACGAGCGTGGGCAACGCCGAGCGGATGCGCGGCGTGGCGGACCTGGCCGCGGCGGCGCGCAAGCAGACGCGGGTGATGATGGTCGCCTCGGCCGTGTCCGGCATCACCAACCTCCTGTTGGAAGCGGCCCGCGCGGCCCAGGAAGGTCAGCCGGTGGAGTCGCTCCACGGCCGCTTCGAGGACGTCCACCGCGGCATCATCCGCGAGCTGGCGCCGGAGCTGGGGGAGGCGCGGCAGCGCTCGCTGGAAGAGGGACTTTCCACGCTGGCCTCGGAGCTGCGCGGGCTGCTGCAGGGCGTGGGGCTGCTGCGGGAATGTTCGCCCTCCGTGCTCGCGCACCTGTCCGGACTGGGCGAGCGCGCCGCGTGCCTGATTCTGGGCGCGCTGATGCACGCACGCGGACTGGAGCCGCACGCAGTGGAGCCACGGGACGTCATCCTCTGCGCGGGGGACCCGCTCCAGGCCACGCCGCTCCAGGAGGAGACCCGGGCGCGCTTCACGCCGCTGCGCGAGGCCGGCGGTCCCGGGTTGATGCTGATGCCGGGCTTCTTCGGCGGTGACACCCGGGGCAAGACGATGTGCCTGGGCCGGGGTGGCTCGGATTATTCGGCGGCGCTGGCGGCGGCGGCGCTGGACGCGGAGCTGCTGGAGATCTGGACGGACGTGGACGGCATCTTCAGCGCCGACCCGCGGCTGGTGCCAGAAGCCTTCCCGCTGCCCGAGGTGAGCTTCGAGGAAGCCATGGAGCTGGCCTACTTCGGCGCCAAGGTGCTCCACCCCAAGACGATTGCGCCCGCGCGCGAGCGCGGCATCCCCGTGCGCGTCTGCAACAGCTTCCGCCCCGACCACCCGGGCACCCGCGTCACCGACGACGCCGCGCCGCCCGAGCACCCGGTGCGCGGCCTCTCCTTCCTTCCCGGCATCGCCCTGGTGAACCTGGGCGGCGCGGGGCTCAAGGGCGTTCCGGGCACCGCCGCCCGCGTCTTCGAGTCCATGGCCCTCGCCAACATCTCCGTGGTGCTCATCACCCAGGGCTCCAGCGAATGCTCCATCAGCTTCTGCGTCCAGCAGGCGGACGCGGAGCGCGCCGTGCAGGCCCTGGAAGTCGCGTTCGAGATGGAGCGCGCGGCGGGCAAGGTGGACACCATCGAGCAGCAGCGCGGGCTCGCCGTGCTCAGCATCGTCGGTGATGGCATGCGCCACCGCGTGGGCGTGGCGGGCACCTTCTTCAGCGCGCTGGCGGACGTGGGTTGCAGCATCGCCGCCATCGCGCAGGGCTCCAGCGAGCGCAGCATCTCCGCGGTCATCGCGGAGACGGACGGTCCCCGCGCCCTGGCCCATGTCCACGGTCGGTGCTTCGGCACCACGGAAGTCGTGGAGCTGCTGCTGGCCGGCGTGGGCAGCGTGGGCGGCGAGCTGCTCAAGCAGGTCCACCAGCAGGCGCCCAAGCTGCGCGCCCACGGCGTGGACCTGCGCGTCTGCGTCATCGCCAACAGCAAGCGCGTCGCGACGGCGAGCGAGGGAATTCCCCTGGAGGACTGGAAGCAGCGGCTGGCGGCCAGCAGCGACGGCGCGCCCCTGGACGCCTTCCGCGACTGGGCCCGCGCGAAGCGGCCGGGCCGGCCCGTCTTCGTGGACTGCACCAGCAGCGAGGACATCGCGCTCGCCTACCCGTCGCTGATGGAGGCGGGGCTCCACGTCGTCACCGCCAACAAGAAGGCCAACGCCGGCCAGTGGAGCCACTACCGCAAGCTGCGCGAGACGGCCTCCCGTCACCAACGCCGCTTCCTCTACGAGACGAACGTGGGCGCGGCGCTGCCCGTCATCGACACGCTGAAGAACATGCTTCGCACGGGAGACCGGGTGCTGCGCGTGGAAGGCATTCTCTCCGGCTCGCTGTCATTCATCCTGGGCCTGACGGAGGAAGGCGTCCCCTTGTCGCAGGCGGTGGGCACCGCCATGGAGAAGCGCTTCACCGAACCCGACCCGCGCGACGACCTCCACGGCACCGACGTGGCGCGCAAGGTGCTCATCCTCGCCCGCGAGCTGGGCCGCCAGGTGGAGTTGGAGCAGGTGACGCTGGACTCCCTGCTGCCGTCGGACTTCGACGCCACCGGGCCGCTGGATGACTTCCTCGCCCGGCTCCCCCAGGTGGACGCCGCCTTCCAGCGCCGCGTGGAGACACTCCGCGCGGAGGGCAAGGTGCTACGCTACGTGGGCAGCGTCACGGAGGACGGTTGCTTTGTCGGGCTCGTGCCGGTGCCCCTGACGCACCCGCTGGCGGCGGTGAAGGGCGGAGAGAACGCGCTCAGCTTCACCTCGGAGCGCTACAGCCCCACACCGCTGGTGATTCGCGGCTATGGCGCGGGCGCCGCGGTGACAGCGGCTGGCGTGCTGGCGGACGTGCTCCGCCTGGTCGACGGGCCACTCCCCTGA
- a CDS encoding spermidine synthase, translating to MTTDLPAPKPSTHGLTGTLFHLWVFLGSFLLFQVELILARLLLPSYGSSAAIWTTCLVFYQAVLLLGYFYSSRVAVAAHQGRYRWAHLGFVLLAVVVFPFRLHLFELHPVAAILLTLTLSLGLPFLALSTTSVVAQGWFTRTEHPSRGDPFFLYGTSNAGALTALLTFPFLVEPALDIQEQLAVWYVGYGAFVVFALLCIQRVRPALAGGSTTSEPAARTEPVPRAPRASRITWLLLSASANALLLAVTNVLTLDASIPLLWILPLSLYLLTLIVCFSKRPPTPTGLNRLALGSLAVAAGAALFSLARAQTSLPSLVLHSAVLWVGCLLMHGNLVWCRPSDPRLLGSFYLHVSLGGLVGTLLLALLVPLTLGSLALPYLDHGITGLLLLGGLAARDMMRRGQGLPVPKLAPYVSSGAALFVVAVLVLSGWMLARGRIEGSRTFYGLYTVKDAEGLRLFQHGSTVHGVENLHPDERGEPLSYYHRGSAVGRVLASERIPRERVAVVGLGIGSLAAYGRTGEHWDFYELDPEVERLARQHFSMLGSSQAELRVLAGDARLRMEEAKDGGYDVIVLDAFSSDFVPTHLLTREALSLYLRKLAPEGLLLFHVSSRLFDLVPVLTRLSTELRVQGLVNRTERLTAEELASGRSPSVWFAMSANSDVVARLTQELPFQPVDTPPELKDRRVWSDSYVNLLHALAH from the coding sequence ATGACGACCGACCTTCCCGCCCCGAAGCCCTCGACCCACGGCCTCACAGGGACGCTGTTCCACCTCTGGGTCTTCCTCGGCTCCTTCCTGCTCTTCCAGGTGGAGCTCATCCTCGCGCGGCTGCTGCTGCCCTCCTACGGAAGCAGCGCGGCCATCTGGACGACGTGCCTGGTGTTCTACCAGGCGGTGCTGCTGCTCGGTTACTTCTACTCGAGCCGGGTCGCGGTGGCCGCGCACCAGGGCCGCTACCGCTGGGCCCACCTGGGCTTCGTGCTGCTCGCGGTGGTCGTCTTCCCGTTCCGGCTGCACCTCTTCGAGCTGCACCCCGTGGCGGCCATCCTGCTCACGCTGACGCTGTCACTGGGGCTGCCGTTCCTCGCCCTGTCGACGACGAGCGTCGTCGCCCAGGGGTGGTTCACCCGAACGGAGCATCCCTCCCGGGGTGACCCGTTCTTCCTCTACGGAACGTCCAACGCGGGCGCGCTCACGGCGCTGCTCACCTTCCCCTTCCTGGTGGAGCCGGCGCTCGACATCCAGGAGCAACTGGCCGTCTGGTACGTGGGCTACGGCGCGTTCGTCGTCTTCGCGCTGCTCTGCATCCAGCGCGTTCGCCCGGCGCTTGCCGGTGGAAGCACGACGTCCGAGCCAGCGGCCCGGACCGAGCCGGTGCCCCGCGCGCCGCGCGCCTCACGCATCACCTGGCTGCTGCTGTCCGCGAGCGCCAATGCGCTGCTGCTCGCGGTCACCAACGTCCTCACGCTGGATGCCTCCATCCCGCTGCTGTGGATCCTCCCGCTCTCGCTGTACCTGCTCACGCTCATCGTCTGCTTCTCGAAGCGGCCCCCCACGCCCACGGGGTTGAACCGGCTCGCGCTGGGAAGCCTCGCCGTCGCGGCGGGCGCGGCGCTCTTCTCGCTGGCACGCGCGCAGACGTCGCTCCCGTCCCTGGTGCTGCACAGCGCGGTGCTTTGGGTGGGCTGCCTGCTGATGCATGGCAACCTCGTGTGGTGCCGCCCCTCGGACCCGCGCCTGCTGGGCTCGTTCTATCTGCACGTCTCGCTGGGCGGCCTGGTGGGCACCTTGCTGCTGGCCCTGCTCGTTCCCCTGACGCTGGGCTCGCTGGCGCTCCCGTACCTGGACCACGGCATCACCGGCCTGCTCCTGCTGGGAGGACTGGCGGCGCGGGACATGATGCGCCGGGGCCAGGGGCTGCCCGTCCCGAAGCTGGCGCCCTACGTATCGAGCGGAGCCGCCCTGTTCGTCGTCGCGGTCCTGGTGCTCTCCGGGTGGATGCTCGCGCGCGGGCGCATCGAAGGCTCGCGCACCTTCTACGGCCTCTACACGGTCAAGGACGCGGAGGGCCTGCGGCTGTTCCAGCACGGCAGCACCGTCCACGGCGTGGAGAACCTCCACCCGGACGAGCGAGGCGAGCCCCTCTCCTACTACCACCGGGGCTCCGCGGTGGGCCGGGTGCTGGCCTCGGAACGGATTCCGCGTGAGCGCGTGGCCGTCGTGGGGCTCGGCATCGGCAGCCTCGCCGCGTATGGCCGCACTGGCGAGCATTGGGACTTCTACGAGTTGGACCCGGAGGTGGAGCGGCTCGCGCGCCAGCACTTCAGCATGCTCGGCTCCAGCCAGGCGGAGCTCCGCGTCCTCGCGGGGGATGCGCGCCTTCGCATGGAGGAAGCCAAGGACGGCGGGTACGACGTCATCGTCCTCGATGCGTTCTCCAGCGACTTCGTCCCCACGCACCTGCTGACCCGGGAGGCGCTGAGCCTCTATCTCCGGAAGCTCGCGCCGGAGGGGCTCCTGCTGTTCCATGTCTCCAGCCGGCTTTTCGACCTGGTCCCCGTGCTCACCCGCTTGAGCACGGAGCTGCGGGTCCAGGGGCTCGTGAACCGGACGGAGCGCCTCACCGCCGAGGAGCTGGCGTCGGGCCGCTCCCCCAGCGTCTGGTTCGCCATGAGCGCCAACAGCGACGTCGTGGCCCGCCTCACCCAGGAGCTGCCCTTCCAGCCGGTGGACACGCCGCCCGAGCTGAAGGACAGGCGCGTCTGGTCCGACAGCTACGTCAACCTGCTGCACGCGCTCGCGCACTGA
- a CDS encoding TAXI family TRAP transporter solute-binding subunit yields MKKDSLKARLRRTLRWDLWMTLGPALVIVSIAFAVTFYFVKPAPPKKVVIAAAGDEGGFRYFARKYQEILAKHGVTVEIRPTDGSLTSIKLLEDERSGVDVAFVQSGTSDATKAPHVVSLGSLSYVPLWVFYRGPTIDDLNALQGKRIVVGPEESGTRALSMKLLEANGVGAAPTELLNLGRDEAIEQLKQGKVDAVFIVSPAESPPVQRLARVPDIHLLSFSRGEAYVRRYPYLSRHVLPRGVLDLAADVPGHDVVMLAPTANLVATDALHPALAYLLMRAASEVHGKAGILDRTGEFPAALEAGFPFSSEARRYYESGVPLLHRYLPFWAANLVDRLWVMLVPFIAVLVPLGRVAPALYQWRVRSRIFRWYARLKEIELQLEEGPGREMLEEMLRRLDEAEREVNRIPMPLAYAENLYFFREHVDVVRRRLTRRIAESGEPSSEVLTAREKTA; encoded by the coding sequence ATGAAGAAGGACTCGCTCAAGGCCCGCCTGCGTCGCACGTTGCGGTGGGACCTCTGGATGACGCTGGGCCCCGCGCTCGTCATCGTCAGCATCGCGTTCGCCGTCACGTTCTACTTCGTCAAGCCCGCGCCGCCGAAGAAGGTCGTCATCGCCGCGGCTGGGGACGAGGGCGGCTTCCGGTACTTCGCGCGCAAGTATCAGGAGATTCTCGCGAAGCACGGCGTCACGGTGGAGATTCGTCCCACGGACGGCTCGCTCACCAGCATCAAACTGCTGGAGGACGAGCGCTCGGGCGTGGACGTGGCCTTCGTTCAGAGCGGGACGTCCGACGCCACCAAGGCGCCGCACGTCGTGTCCCTGGGAAGCCTCTCCTATGTGCCGTTGTGGGTCTTCTACCGAGGGCCCACTATCGACGACCTGAATGCCCTGCAGGGCAAGCGCATCGTCGTGGGCCCCGAGGAGAGTGGCACGCGCGCCCTGTCCATGAAGTTGCTGGAGGCCAACGGCGTGGGCGCCGCGCCCACGGAACTCTTGAACCTGGGGCGCGACGAGGCCATCGAGCAGCTCAAGCAGGGCAAGGTCGATGCTGTCTTCATCGTGTCCCCAGCGGAGTCGCCGCCCGTCCAGCGGCTCGCGCGGGTGCCGGACATCCATCTCCTCAGCTTCTCGCGGGGCGAGGCCTACGTGCGCCGCTACCCCTATCTGTCCCGGCACGTGCTGCCGCGGGGCGTGCTCGACCTGGCCGCGGACGTGCCAGGCCATGACGTGGTGATGTTGGCGCCCACCGCGAACCTGGTCGCCACCGATGCGCTCCACCCGGCGCTGGCCTACCTCTTGATGCGCGCGGCCAGCGAGGTCCACGGCAAGGCCGGCATCCTGGACCGCACGGGCGAATTCCCGGCGGCGCTCGAGGCGGGCTTTCCGTTCAGCAGCGAGGCGCGCCGCTACTACGAGTCCGGCGTTCCGCTCCTGCACCGCTATCTGCCGTTCTGGGCCGCCAACTTGGTGGACCGGCTCTGGGTGATGCTGGTGCCCTTCATCGCCGTCCTGGTGCCCCTGGGCCGGGTGGCGCCGGCGCTGTACCAGTGGCGCGTGCGCTCGCGCATCTTCCGCTGGTACGCGCGGCTGAAGGAAATCGAGCTCCAGCTCGAGGAGGGCCCGGGCCGGGAGATGCTGGAGGAGATGCTGCGGCGGCTCGACGAGGCCGAGCGCGAGGTGAACCGCATCCCCATGCCCCTGGCCTACGCGGAGAACCTCTACTTCTTCCGGGAGCACGTCGACGTCGTCCGTCGCCGCCTCACCCGGCGCATCGCCGAATCCGGCGAGCCCTCGTCCGAGGTGCTCACGGCCCGGGAGAAGACCGCGTAG
- the rsgA gene encoding ribosome small subunit-dependent GTPase A → MSLETLGWGPAFEHAFSTLVSQSPLSLVPGRVVRQHRGLLTVQTDTRTLLARTAGRLLHQAPGVESLPTIGDWVALQLPDGDGEALLHAVLPRASVLARREAGSERDGQLIAANLDVVVLVAGLDGNFNPRRIERALALAWTSGAAPVVVLTKADLRPDADSLVAEVEELAPGVPVLALSSWTGEGIEALRAQLPAGKTGALLGSSGVGKSTLVNRLLGEARLVTQAVRAEDDKGRHTTTHRELFVLPGGGLLIDGPGMRELGLWGEDDGIGQTFTDILELAAGCRFTDCQHQREPGCAVRAAVSSGALPEARLASYERLRREQAYQVRQRSASAERDHRRHERGRTLMGWEASRSKRRRD, encoded by the coding sequence ATGTCGCTTGAAACCCTCGGCTGGGGTCCAGCCTTCGAACACGCATTCTCTACGCTCGTCTCGCAGTCCCCACTGTCCCTCGTCCCTGGCCGCGTCGTGCGCCAGCATCGAGGGCTGCTCACGGTCCAGACGGACACGCGCACCCTGTTGGCGCGCACCGCGGGCCGGCTTCTCCATCAAGCCCCCGGCGTCGAGTCCCTGCCCACCATCGGCGACTGGGTGGCGCTCCAACTCCCCGATGGGGACGGCGAGGCGCTGCTCCACGCGGTGCTGCCTCGCGCCAGCGTGCTCGCCCGGCGCGAGGCGGGCAGTGAGCGCGACGGGCAGCTCATCGCCGCCAACCTGGACGTCGTGGTCCTCGTCGCGGGACTGGACGGCAACTTCAATCCCCGCCGCATCGAACGGGCATTGGCGCTGGCGTGGACCAGCGGCGCCGCGCCCGTGGTGGTGCTCACCAAGGCGGACCTGCGCCCGGACGCGGACTCGCTCGTGGCCGAGGTGGAGGAGCTGGCTCCAGGCGTACCCGTGCTCGCGCTGAGTTCCTGGACGGGGGAGGGCATCGAGGCCCTTCGCGCGCAGCTTCCGGCCGGGAAGACGGGGGCGCTGCTCGGTTCCTCCGGTGTTGGCAAGTCCACGCTGGTCAACCGGCTCCTGGGCGAGGCGCGGCTGGTCACCCAGGCGGTCCGCGCCGAGGACGACAAGGGCCGTCACACCACCACGCACCGCGAGCTGTTCGTGCTCCCGGGCGGCGGACTGCTCATCGACGGACCCGGCATGCGCGAGCTGGGGCTGTGGGGCGAGGATGACGGCATCGGCCAGACGTTCACCGACATCCTCGAGCTGGCCGCCGGCTGCCGCTTCACGGACTGCCAGCACCAGCGCGAGCCCGGGTGCGCGGTGCGCGCGGCCGTGTCGTCGGGGGCCCTGCCCGAGGCGCGGCTCGCCAGCTACGAGCGGCTGCGGCGTGAGCAGGCCTATCAGGTCCGTCAGCGCAGTGCGTCCGCCGAGCGCGACCACCGGCGCCACGAGCGCGGCAGGACCTTGATGGGCTGGGAGGCGTCACGCTCCAAGCGCCGGCGGGACTGA
- a CDS encoding FBP domain-containing protein yields the protein MFRFENDRALIESFRPRDRRVIEMPPGITFPLFVRDYLAWTETSGARVYLIFSAPGSRKPIGIIFRRDALGGEPVTRMCEWCHSYGSAHEVCLLTTAVDNKRRVGVNLCADLRCREKMEDAADRSGRHPLEFLGKLNERMFRFAHEALGIEAQPAA from the coding sequence GTGTTCCGATTCGAAAACGACCGGGCGCTCATCGAATCCTTCCGCCCCAGAGACCGCCGAGTCATCGAGATGCCCCCGGGCATCACCTTCCCACTCTTCGTGCGGGACTACCTCGCCTGGACGGAGACGTCCGGCGCGCGCGTGTACCTCATCTTCTCCGCACCGGGCAGCCGCAAGCCCATTGGCATCATCTTCCGCCGGGACGCCCTGGGCGGCGAGCCCGTCACTCGCATGTGCGAGTGGTGCCACAGCTACGGCTCGGCTCACGAGGTGTGCCTGCTCACCACAGCGGTGGACAACAAGCGTCGTGTGGGGGTGAACCTCTGCGCCGACCTTCGGTGCAGGGAGAAGATGGAGGACGCGGCGGACCGCTCCGGTCGACACCCGCTTGAATTTCTCGGAAAGCTCAATGAACGAATGTTTCGTTTCGCGCATGAGGCGTTGGGCATCGAAGCGCAGCCCGCCGCCTGA